One Aliiroseovarius sediminilitoris DNA window includes the following coding sequences:
- the argC gene encoding N-acetyl-gamma-glutamyl-phosphate reductase produces MTHKIAILGASGYTGAELVRLIATHPTMEIVALSADRKAGMDMADVYPHLRHLDLPKLTTMDEIDFANVDLAFAALPHGLSQALVRDLPKTVKVVDLGADFRLRDPAEYEKWYGAPHVATELQKTAVYGLTEFYRDEIRTARLVAGTGCNAATVQYALRPLISAGLIDLDRIICDLKNGISGAGRSLKENMLFAERSTDVQGYAQGGKHRHLGEFDQEFSLLAGRSVRIMFTPHLVPVNRGILADCYVDGDAVKIHAALVEQYQDEPFVTVLPKGQLPGMGHVMGSNQCHLGVVGDRVPGRALVVSALDNLCKGSSGQAMQNANLMLGEDEKTGLMLPPVFP; encoded by the coding sequence ATGACCCACAAAATCGCCATTCTGGGCGCGTCCGGATATACCGGCGCTGAGCTTGTCCGGCTGATTGCCACCCATCCGACGATGGAAATCGTCGCCCTGTCCGCTGACCGTAAGGCAGGAATGGACATGGCAGATGTCTATCCGCATTTGCGCCACCTCGATCTGCCCAAACTCACCACGATGGATGAAATTGATTTCGCCAATGTCGATCTAGCCTTCGCAGCTCTGCCGCATGGGTTGAGCCAGGCACTGGTGCGTGATTTGCCCAAGACCGTTAAAGTCGTTGATCTGGGCGCAGATTTTCGACTGCGCGATCCGGCGGAATACGAGAAATGGTATGGCGCACCGCATGTGGCGACCGAGTTGCAGAAAACCGCCGTCTATGGCCTGACCGAGTTCTATCGAGACGAGATTCGCACTGCGCGACTGGTGGCGGGCACAGGTTGCAATGCCGCGACCGTGCAATATGCGCTGAGACCGCTGATTTCGGCGGGGTTGATCGACCTTGACCGGATTATCTGCGACCTGAAGAACGGCATTTCGGGGGCAGGGCGGTCCCTGAAGGAAAACATGTTGTTCGCCGAACGTTCGACCGATGTGCAGGGATATGCGCAAGGTGGCAAGCACCGGCATCTTGGTGAATTCGATCAGGAGTTTTCACTGTTGGCCGGTCGCTCGGTCCGGATCATGTTCACACCTCACCTTGTGCCTGTGAACCGCGGCATCCTGGCCGATTGCTATGTGGACGGGGATGCTGTAAAAATTCACGCGGCTTTGGTTGAGCAATATCAAGACGAGCCGTTCGTGACTGTGCTACCCAAGGGCCAACTGCCGGGTATGGGGCATGTAATGGGGTCGAACCAATGCCATCTGGGCGTTGTCGGCGACCGCGTGCCGGGGCGTGCTTTGGTTGTGTCGGCGCTGGATAATCTGTGTAAGGGTTCATCCGGTCAGGCGATGCAGAACGCGAACCTCATGCTGGGCGAAGACGAAAAGACAGGGCTGATGTTGCCGCCGGTCTTTCCATAA
- the ccmE gene encoding cytochrome c maturation protein CcmE, whose product MKNLKKTRRIQIILLAFVALVISTGLIGYALKDGINYYRSPTEVVAEPPSEDEVFRMGGLVADGTLVRGQSETVTFSVTDGAAVVPVSYTGVLPDLFGENQGMIGTGSYVNGTFQATEILAKHDEDYMPKEVIDSLKATGVYVEPTS is encoded by the coding sequence TTGAAAAATCTGAAGAAAACACGACGCATCCAGATCATCCTGCTGGCATTTGTCGCACTCGTGATTTCGACCGGGTTGATCGGATATGCGCTGAAGGACGGGATCAATTACTATCGTTCGCCGACCGAGGTTGTGGCCGAACCGCCCAGCGAAGACGAAGTGTTTCGCATGGGCGGATTGGTTGCGGACGGAACATTGGTGCGCGGGCAAAGCGAGACAGTGACCTTTTCGGTAACGGACGGCGCGGCGGTTGTGCCGGTTTCCTATACCGGTGTGCTGCCGGATCTGTTTGGCGAGAATCAAGGCATGATCGGCACCGGTAGCTATGTAAACGGAACGTTCCAAGCCACGGAAATCCTTGCCAAACACGACGAAGACTATATGCCGAAAGAGGTTATCGACAGCCTCAAGGCAACGGGCGTTTACGTCGAGCCGACCTCTTGA
- a CDS encoding holin family protein, protein MGLIGNVLTILFGRSGNLVRETAEVFRENTEAAAIRDSDAQQAAIDAFRAEFIAGQGGWFNRFMDGVNRVPRPALALSTLALFAAAMISPDWFAARMEGVAVVPEPLWWLMGVVVSFYFGARYQVKGQEFQRAIAASLMRDLETARVQSDRGKPPSVFRPEPLAPQETVQAARAGAQVDITDNAALADWQESSRGL, encoded by the coding sequence ATGGGGCTGATTGGAAACGTCTTGACCATTCTATTCGGGCGCAGCGGGAACCTTGTGCGCGAAACCGCAGAAGTGTTTCGTGAAAACACCGAGGCAGCCGCCATTCGTGACAGTGACGCACAACAGGCTGCCATCGACGCTTTCCGTGCCGAGTTCATTGCCGGCCAGGGCGGATGGTTCAATCGCTTCATGGATGGCGTGAACAGGGTGCCTCGACCGGCTCTTGCGCTGTCCACGTTGGCCCTGTTCGCAGCCGCCATGATCAGCCCAGACTGGTTTGCCGCGCGAATGGAAGGTGTCGCGGTCGTGCCTGAACCGCTGTGGTGGCTGATGGGAGTGGTGGTCAGCTTCTATTTCGGCGCGCGATATCAGGTGAAAGGGCAAGAGTTCCAGAGGGCGATTGCTGCGAGCTTGATGCGGGACCTGGAGACAGCGCGCGTTCAATCAGATCGCGGCAAGCCACCGTCGGTGTTCAGGCCAGAACCCCTAGCCCCACAAGAAACCGTGCAAGCGGCGCGCGCCGGTGCGCAGGTGGACATCACCGACAACGCGGCGCTGGCGGACTGGCAGGAG
- the murI gene encoding glutamate racemase codes for MAVGVFDSGLGGLTVLDAVAKRLPDVDFVYYADSAHAPYGVRDADDIYDLTTTAVQALWDEGCDLVILACNTASAAALRRMQESWIPKDKRVLGVFVPLIEALTERDWGDNSPPREVAVKHVALFATPATVSSRAFQRELAFRAIGVDVEAQACGGVVDAIEEGDMILAEALVRSHVDALKRKMPKPEAAILGCTHYPLMEEAFQAALGDDVQVYSQANLVAESLAYYLDRHPEMKGAGTTSKFLTTGDPNRVSNSATQFLRRKITFEPA; via the coding sequence ATGGCTGTAGGGGTATTCGATTCAGGGCTTGGTGGACTGACGGTGCTGGATGCCGTGGCGAAACGCTTGCCTGATGTGGATTTCGTCTATTACGCCGACAGCGCCCATGCACCGTATGGCGTTCGAGATGCAGATGACATCTATGACCTGACCACCACCGCCGTTCAGGCCCTTTGGGACGAAGGGTGTGATTTGGTCATTCTGGCCTGCAACACCGCCTCCGCCGCCGCGCTTCGGCGGATGCAGGAAAGCTGGATTCCAAAAGACAAACGGGTTTTGGGGGTCTTTGTGCCGCTGATCGAAGCCCTGACCGAAAGGGATTGGGGCGACAACTCGCCTCCGCGCGAAGTGGCTGTAAAACATGTGGCATTGTTTGCCACACCAGCGACCGTGTCCAGCCGGGCTTTCCAGCGTGAACTGGCCTTTCGAGCCATCGGGGTCGATGTCGAAGCGCAGGCCTGTGGTGGCGTCGTCGATGCGATCGAAGAGGGCGACATGATCCTGGCCGAAGCGCTGGTGCGCAGCCATGTGGATGCCCTGAAGCGCAAGATGCCCAAGCCCGAGGCGGCCATTCTTGGCTGCACTCACTACCCGCTGATGGAAGAGGCGTTCCAGGCCGCGCTGGGTGACGACGTTCAGGTTTACAGTCAGGCCAATCTGGTTGCAGAAAGCCTTGCTTATTATCTGGACCGGCACCCGGAGATGAAGGGCGCAGGCACTACGTCGAAGTTCCTGACCACAGGCGATCCAAACCGCGTGTCGAACAGCGCGACCCAGTTTCTGCGACGAAAGATCACGTTCGAACCGGCCTGA
- a CDS encoding holin-associated N-acetylmuramidase, whose translation MKSVEDIATEIVAREGGFVNDPDDPGGATKYGVTIHTMRRLGLDLDRDGRITADDVKRLTRDQARDIFLRHYFRKPRLAELPQPLQATVFDMYVNAGRNAVRILQELLRKMGYELAVDGALGPQTLGIARDAILQAPDHLVDAYGIERRNYYYRLADRRPTSRKYARRRDGGKGGWITRAEAFLSAKYHFSDQDHRERTSAWG comes from the coding sequence ATGAAAAGCGTAGAAGACATAGCGACCGAAATAGTCGCCCGCGAGGGCGGCTTTGTGAACGATCCGGATGATCCGGGCGGGGCGACAAAATACGGTGTGACCATCCACACCATGCGCCGGTTGGGACTTGATCTGGATCGCGACGGGCGGATCACCGCAGACGATGTGAAGCGGCTGACCCGCGATCAAGCCCGCGACATCTTTCTGAGGCATTATTTCCGAAAACCCCGGCTGGCGGAGCTTCCGCAACCGTTGCAGGCCACGGTCTTCGATATGTATGTGAATGCCGGCAGAAATGCGGTGCGCATTCTGCAAGAACTGTTGCGCAAGATGGGCTATGAACTGGCGGTGGATGGGGCGCTTGGCCCGCAAACGCTGGGGATCGCACGTGATGCGATCTTGCAGGCACCCGATCATCTGGTTGACGCCTATGGAATCGAGCGGCGCAACTATTACTACCGTCTTGCTGACCGGCGCCCAACCTCACGAAAATATGCCCGTCGCCGGGATGGTGGAAAGGGTGGGTGGATTACCCGCGCAGAGGCATTCCTGTCGGCCAAGTATCATTTCTCTGACCAAGATCACCGCGAAAGGACCTCCGCATGGGGCTGA